A region of Dehalococcoidia bacterium DNA encodes the following proteins:
- a CDS encoding gamma-glutamyl-gamma-aminobutyrate hydrolase family protein (Members of this family of hydrolases with an active site Cys residue belong to MEROPS family C26.), with the protein MSRKPRIGIPLWRAPVGERFRHYEESIAHAGGEPVRLPPGQGLLGVQGLLITGGVDVDPALYGQPRHPRTQPPNRERDRHELALLREALRRGIPILGICRGHQLLNVALGGRLLQHVEGHEAEEGGASSWHLVVLTEGLLAALYGTQSLLVNSRHHQAVTPEGLAPGLRPLALSPDGLVEAVQLEGHPWAVGVQWHPERPEMRAEGPKAAPLAHAAPLFRAFVAACAAVAEDVGLPPP; encoded by the coding sequence ATGAGTCGAAAGCCCCGCATAGGCATCCCCCTGTGGCGAGCGCCGGTGGGTGAGCGGTTCCGCCACTATGAAGAAAGCATAGCCCACGCCGGCGGGGAGCCAGTGCGCCTGCCCCCCGGACAGGGCCTTTTGGGGGTGCAAGGGCTCCTCATCACCGGTGGGGTGGACGTGGACCCTGCCCTTTACGGGCAGCCCCGGCACCCCCGCACCCAGCCCCCCAATCGGGAGCGAGACCGCCATGAGCTGGCCCTTCTGCGGGAGGCCTTGCGACGGGGGATCCCCATCCTGGGCATCTGCCGGGGGCATCAGCTGCTGAACGTGGCCCTAGGGGGGAGGCTTTTGCAGCATGTGGAGGGCCATGAGGCAGAGGAGGGAGGCGCCTCGTCCTGGCACCTGGTGGTGCTGACTGAAGGGCTCCTCGCGGCCCTCTATGGCACCCAGTCCCTCTTGGTCAACTCTCGTCATCACCAGGCAGTGACCCCCGAGGGGTTAGCTCCTGGCCTCCGCCCCCTGGCCCTCTCCCCCGATGGGCTGGTGGAGGCAGTGCAGCTGGAGGGACACCCATGGGCAGTAGGTGTGCAGTGGCATCCCGAGCGACCAGAGATGCGGGCGGAGGGGCCCAAAGCCGCGCCCCTGGCCCATGCCGCCCCCCTCTTCCGAGCCTTTGTGGCCGCCTGCGCCGCCGTGGCGGAGGACGTTGGACTCCCCCCTCCTTAG
- a CDS encoding cation diffusion facilitator family transporter, with protein sequence MTTSWGQTLDEKGEAKKRWAALLSVLVTLSLLSVEVGVYLLTGSLAVLGDAAHSLNDLTAAALSYWGVSMAARPPDANHHYGHAKFENLSSLLQMGLLAMLALGIVVEVGLKLALGYEVRMPLLGLGVIALTMVVDFVMSRYLRRVAMTYRSYALEADAAHFATDLWAKIAAMAGLLGAAMGMPWLDPAGALVVASLMLFIVVRLGWRASHGLLDAAPAVAVEVAVRRILQEEAKGARYHSLRMRQAGPWICLDVALDIPGDASLKEAHELACRISQRIRRELPQVQDAVVYVEPEGHHRDCPNGPGTGAG encoded by the coding sequence ATGACCACTAGCTGGGGACAGACACTGGACGAGAAAGGGGAGGCCAAGAAGCGCTGGGCCGCCCTTCTCTCTGTGCTGGTCACCCTATCGCTGCTGTCGGTGGAGGTGGGGGTCTACTTGCTCACCGGCTCTTTGGCCGTCCTAGGTGACGCTGCCCACTCCCTCAACGACTTGACAGCTGCCGCTCTCTCCTACTGGGGGGTGTCCATGGCCGCCAGGCCACCTGATGCCAACCACCATTACGGCCATGCCAAGTTCGAGAACCTATCGTCCCTGTTGCAGATGGGCCTGCTGGCCATGCTGGCCTTAGGCATCGTGGTGGAGGTGGGCCTGAAGTTGGCTCTGGGCTACGAGGTGAGGATGCCCCTGTTGGGCCTGGGGGTCATCGCCCTCACCATGGTGGTAGACTTCGTCATGTCCCGGTATCTGCGACGGGTGGCCATGACCTATCGCTCCTACGCCCTGGAGGCTGACGCCGCCCACTTCGCCACCGACCTCTGGGCCAAGATAGCTGCCATGGCTGGGCTGCTGGGGGCGGCCATGGGCATGCCATGGCTGGACCCTGCCGGGGCCCTGGTGGTGGCCTCCCTCATGCTTTTCATCGTGGTGCGGCTGGGTTGGCGGGCCAGCCATGGCCTACTGGACGCAGCACCTGCGGTGGCCGTGGAGGTGGCGGTTCGCCGTATCCTCCAGGAGGAGGCCAAGGGCGCCCGCTACCACTCCCTGCGCATGCGCCAGGCCGGACCGTGGATCTGCCTAGACGTGGCCCTGGATATCCCGGGCGACGCCTCCCTGAAGGAGGCCCACGAGTTGGCCTGCCGCATCTCACAGCGCATCCGCAGGGAGCTGCCCCAGGTCCAGGATGCCGTGGTATACGTGGAGCCAGAAGGGCACCATCGAGACTGCCCTAACGGCCCAGGGACAGGCGCTGGATAA
- a CDS encoding tetratricopeptide repeat protein gives MTDELAGRESLRRQMTELAVRLARNERWEEAVRVNEAIVEAFPNDVEAHNRLGKALLELGRYKEAREAYAKALELDPNNVIARRNLSRLAILEAEGRPEGAKRARKLPPDMFIEETGKTGITTLLRPNRELAAQLSAGDEVFLRPKEDSLVVEWPEGHYLGEVEPRLAQRLLRLMQGGNRYVAAVSQITDTGDVRVFIREVYQDPSQAGKLSFPPETEGEPFRPYVRPTLVYHAEGEPILDEELLEEAEEGEWERARNRLADAEQLGLDLADVAEPEDEEAPDDELG, from the coding sequence ATGACGGATGAGCTGGCGGGGAGGGAATCCCTGCGACGGCAGATGACGGAGCTAGCGGTGCGCCTGGCCCGCAACGAGCGATGGGAGGAGGCAGTGCGCGTAAACGAGGCCATCGTGGAGGCCTTCCCCAATGATGTGGAGGCCCATAACCGTCTAGGCAAGGCCCTGCTGGAGCTGGGTCGCTATAAGGAGGCGCGGGAGGCCTACGCCAAGGCCTTGGAGCTAGACCCCAACAACGTCATCGCCCGTCGCAACCTGTCCCGCCTGGCCATCCTGGAAGCCGAAGGGAGGCCGGAGGGGGCGAAACGGGCCCGCAAGCTCCCCCCTGATATGTTCATCGAGGAGACAGGCAAGACGGGCATTACCACCCTTTTGCGCCCCAACCGCGAGCTGGCCGCCCAGCTCTCGGCCGGCGACGAGGTGTTCCTGCGCCCCAAGGAGGACTCTCTGGTGGTGGAGTGGCCTGAGGGCCACTACCTGGGGGAGGTGGAGCCGCGCCTGGCCCAGCGCCTCCTGCGCCTGATGCAGGGCGGTAACCGCTATGTGGCAGCTGTAAGCCAGATCACCGATACAGGAGACGTACGGGTCTTCATCCGCGAGGTGTACCAGGATCCAAGCCAGGCGGGCAAGCTATCCTTCCCGCCAGAGACGGAAGGGGAGCCCTTCCGCCCCTATGTCCGCCCCACCCTTGTATACCATGCCGAAGGGGAGCCCATCCTGGACGAGGAGCTCCTAGAGGAGGCCGAGGAGGGGGAGTGGGAGCGGGCCCGCAACCGCCTGGCCGATGCCGAGCAGCTAGGGCTGGACCTGGCGGATGTGGCGGAGCCCGAAGACGAAGAGGCCCCCGACGACGAGCTGGGCTAG
- a CDS encoding Hsp20/alpha crystallin family protein, whose product MRLDEELFQEMERFRERMERTWQQLMGTTAPTRFCPPIFEPPADIYETEDAVVVVLEVAGIRDQEVELTLDGRSLTVRGEREMPRGPQGRVYYQVEVCYGAFQRQLALPTDVDPESVEVKYNDGFLEIVLPKVRRKATRHMRIMTQ is encoded by the coding sequence ATGCGCTTGGACGAGGAGCTCTTCCAAGAGATGGAGCGATTCCGGGAGAGGATGGAGCGCACCTGGCAGCAGCTCATGGGCACCACCGCACCCACCCGCTTCTGCCCCCCCATCTTCGAGCCTCCAGCCGACATCTATGAGACGGAGGACGCAGTAGTGGTGGTGCTGGAGGTAGCGGGCATCCGCGACCAAGAGGTGGAGCTGACCTTAGACGGCCGCTCCCTGACCGTGCGTGGGGAGAGGGAGATGCCCAGGGGGCCCCAGGGCCGCGTCTATTATCAGGTGGAGGTCTGCTATGGCGCATTCCAGCGCCAGCTCGCCCTCCCCACCGATGTGGACCCAGAAAGCGTAGAAGTGAAATACAACGACGGCTTCCTGGAGATCGTTCTGCCGAAGGTGCGCCGCAAGGCCACCAGGCATATGCGTATCATGACCCAGTAA
- the gyrA gene encoding DNA gyrase subunit A — MTLERIAREVRPVRIEDEMRAAYLDYAMSVIVSRALPDVRDGLKPVQRRILYVMWELGLRPGQPFKKSARIVGEVLGKYHPHGDDPVYEAMVRMAQPFTMRYPLVDGQGNFGSIDDDPPAAMRYTEARLAPIAEEMLADIEKETVDFVPNFDDTLREPTVLPTRLPNLLVNGASGIAVGMATDIPPHNLGEICEAVSYLIDHPDATTEELARIVRGPDFPTGGIVFRYEKVKAIAGDGHRVERREDAIARAYAEGRGRIVMQARARIEPTARGHQIVVTELPYRVAKAALVARIAELARDRRIEGIADVRDESDREGLRIVVEVKRDANPRQVLAALYKHTPMQMAYNVNMLALVGGQPRTVGLKGMLTAFVEHRREVVRRRAQFDLARAQEREHILQGLMRALDHLDQVIRTIREASSAEEARSRLMAPPFHLTERQAQAVLDMQLRRLARLEREKLRQEYEEVIKEIAYLEDLLANPRKVDHIIQEEMRELKKQYGDPRRTLILEQEPEEMSEEDLVPHQTVVVVLSARGYIKRVPLSSYRAQRRGGKGVTSMRTRDDDALAHLVVADTRDDLFFLTDRGRCFQVRAYEVPEEGRHGRGQALVNLVGLDQGERVTAVVRHPQGADHDYLVLATRLGEVKRTPLTALSAAGRRGIVVMDLEPGDSLVSARLAHDGQEVILVTAQGKALRFPVEQLRLASRKSGGVRGIRLAPGDEVVAMEVVEQGGELLVVSARGYGKRTPIAHYPTHHRGGQGVITYKTGPRTGPLATARLVFPNDQLVILSQDGVALRTAVADVPLQGRSTQGVKIMELSPQDRVVGMAVVPMDRGGDLS; from the coding sequence ATGACCCTGGAGCGCATCGCCCGCGAGGTACGGCCTGTACGCATCGAGGATGAGATGCGGGCAGCCTATCTCGATTACGCCATGAGCGTCATCGTCTCTAGGGCGTTGCCCGATGTGCGCGATGGCCTCAAGCCCGTGCAAAGACGCATCCTATACGTCATGTGGGAGCTGGGGCTCCGCCCTGGCCAGCCTTTCAAGAAGAGCGCCCGCATCGTGGGGGAGGTGTTGGGCAAGTACCACCCCCATGGCGACGACCCAGTATACGAGGCCATGGTGCGCATGGCCCAGCCCTTCACCATGCGTTACCCCCTGGTGGACGGACAAGGCAACTTCGGCTCCATCGACGACGACCCCCCCGCCGCCATGCGCTATACGGAAGCCCGCCTCGCCCCCATCGCCGAGGAGATGCTGGCGGACATCGAGAAGGAGACGGTGGACTTCGTACCTAACTTCGATGACACCCTCAGGGAGCCCACGGTCCTGCCCACACGGCTGCCCAACCTCCTGGTCAACGGGGCCTCAGGCATCGCTGTGGGTATGGCCACAGACATACCCCCCCATAACCTGGGCGAGATCTGTGAGGCTGTATCCTACCTCATCGACCACCCCGATGCCACCACCGAGGAGCTGGCCCGCATCGTGCGCGGCCCCGACTTCCCCACGGGGGGCATCGTCTTCCGCTACGAGAAGGTGAAGGCCATCGCCGGCGATGGCCATCGAGTGGAGCGTCGGGAAGACGCCATCGCCCGCGCCTACGCTGAGGGACGGGGGCGCATCGTGATGCAGGCCCGCGCCCGCATCGAGCCCACCGCCCGTGGGCATCAGATCGTGGTCACGGAGTTGCCCTACCGGGTAGCTAAGGCCGCCTTAGTGGCCCGCATCGCCGAGCTGGCCCGCGACCGCCGCATCGAGGGCATCGCCGACGTGCGCGACGAATCGGACCGGGAGGGCCTGCGCATCGTGGTGGAGGTCAAGAGGGACGCCAACCCCCGCCAGGTGCTGGCCGCCCTCTACAAGCACACCCCAATGCAGATGGCCTACAACGTCAACATGCTGGCCCTGGTGGGAGGCCAGCCCCGCACCGTGGGCCTCAAGGGCATGCTCACCGCCTTCGTGGAGCACCGGCGGGAGGTGGTGCGCCGCCGTGCCCAGTTCGACCTAGCGCGGGCCCAGGAGCGTGAGCACATCCTGCAGGGGCTTATGCGCGCCCTGGACCATCTGGACCAGGTCATCCGCACCATCAGGGAGGCCTCCTCCGCGGAGGAGGCCCGCAGTCGCCTTATGGCTCCCCCCTTTCATCTCACGGAGCGGCAGGCCCAGGCCGTCCTGGACATGCAGTTGCGGCGCTTGGCGCGGCTAGAACGGGAGAAACTACGCCAAGAGTATGAAGAGGTCATCAAGGAGATCGCCTATCTAGAGGACCTCCTGGCCAACCCCCGCAAGGTGGACCACATCATCCAGGAGGAGATGCGTGAGCTGAAAAAGCAGTATGGTGACCCCCGCCGCACCCTCATCCTGGAGCAGGAGCCGGAGGAGATGAGCGAAGAGGACCTGGTGCCCCACCAGACGGTGGTGGTAGTCCTCTCCGCCAGGGGGTACATAAAGCGAGTCCCCCTCTCCTCGTACCGGGCCCAGAGGCGCGGCGGGAAAGGGGTCACCTCCATGCGCACACGCGATGACGACGCCCTAGCCCACCTAGTGGTGGCCGACACCCGCGACGACCTCTTCTTTCTCACCGACCGCGGCCGCTGCTTCCAGGTGCGGGCCTACGAGGTGCCCGAGGAGGGACGTCACGGCCGCGGCCAAGCCCTGGTAAACCTCGTGGGCCTGGACCAGGGGGAAAGGGTGACTGCCGTGGTCCGCCATCCCCAAGGCGCCGACCACGACTACCTCGTCCTAGCCACCAGGTTGGGAGAGGTGAAGCGAACGCCCCTTACGGCCTTGTCCGCTGCCGGGCGCCGGGGCATCGTGGTCATGGACCTGGAGCCTGGGGATAGCCTGGTCTCGGCCCGCCTCGCCCACGACGGCCAGGAGGTGATCCTGGTCACCGCCCAAGGCAAGGCCCTCCGTTTCCCAGTAGAGCAACTGCGCCTGGCCTCCCGCAAATCGGGAGGGGTCAGGGGCATCCGACTGGCCCCAGGGGACGAGGTGGTGGCCATGGAGGTGGTGGAACAGGGAGGGGAGCTGCTGGTGGTCAGCGCCCGCGGCTATGGCAAACGCACCCCCATCGCCCATTATCCCACCCACCACCGCGGAGGTCAGGGGGTCATCACCTATAAGACGGGGCCCCGCACCGGCCCCCTGGCCACCGCCCGCCTGGTCTTCCCCAACGACCAGCTGGTCATCCTCTCCCAGGACGGGGTGGCCCTGCGCACTGCGGTGGCCGATGTGCCCCTCCAGGGGCGCTCCACCCAAGGCGTGAAGATCATGGAACTCTCCCCCCAGGACCGGGTGGTGGGCATGGCAGTGGTGCCCATGGACAGAGGGGGAGACCTGAGCTAA
- a CDS encoding ABC transporter ATP-binding protein — protein MGTLVVARGLRKSFGSVVAVDGISFQVEEGEVFGILGPNGAGKTTTIRMVAGLSPPSGGELLVDGLDVSRYGRRIRARLGLVPQHDNLDPELTVRQNLLVYSRYFDLPRKLAEERIEEVLQLFHLKERENARIDSLSGGLRRRLIIARALINAPRLLILDEPTAGLDPQARHLVWQKLRQLQSQGITMLLTTHYMEEAEQLCDRLIILHQGRILAEGSPRELIEAYAGREVVEVRSPTPKERRYLCALAARTSGVEVEETEDVVYLYLRRPDGLDPAAMRGMGMQVVYRRANLEDVFLRLTGRALVE, from the coding sequence ATGGGGACCCTGGTGGTGGCACGGGGCCTTCGCAAATCCTTCGGCTCCGTAGTGGCTGTGGACGGCATCTCCTTCCAAGTGGAGGAGGGGGAGGTCTTTGGCATCCTAGGCCCTAATGGGGCCGGCAAGACCACCACCATCCGCATGGTGGCCGGTCTCTCCCCGCCCAGCGGCGGAGAGCTGCTGGTGGACGGCCTGGATGTCTCCCGCTACGGCCGTCGCATAAGGGCTCGTTTGGGCCTGGTGCCCCAGCATGATAACCTGGACCCCGAGCTGACGGTACGCCAAAACCTCCTCGTCTACAGCCGCTACTTCGACCTGCCCCGAAAGTTGGCCGAGGAACGCATTGAGGAGGTCCTACAGCTCTTCCACCTAAAGGAGCGGGAGAACGCCCGCATCGACTCCCTCTCCGGAGGGCTGCGGCGGCGGCTCATCATCGCCCGCGCCCTCATCAACGCCCCTCGCCTCCTCATCCTGGACGAGCCCACGGCTGGGCTGGACCCTCAAGCGCGACATCTAGTCTGGCAGAAGCTGCGCCAGCTGCAGAGCCAGGGCATCACCATGCTCCTCACCACCCATTACATGGAGGAGGCCGAACAGCTGTGTGACCGCCTCATCATCCTCCACCAGGGGCGCATCCTGGCCGAAGGCAGCCCACGGGAGCTAATAGAGGCCTACGCTGGAAGGGAGGTGGTAGAGGTCCGCTCTCCCACCCCCAAGGAGAGGAGATATCTGTGCGCCCTCGCTGCCCGCACCAGCGGTGTGGAGGTGGAGGAGACGGAGGATGTGGTCTACCTCTACCTGCGCCGCCCCGATGGACTCGATCCCGCGGCAATGCGGGGGATGGGGATGCAAGTGGTGTACCGGCGGGCTAACTTAGAGGACGTCTTCTTGCGCCTGACGGGGAGGGCGCTTGTGGAATGA
- a CDS encoding MarC family protein, with amino-acid sequence MWGDLARALVSFFAIIDPLGNVLVFHLLTQGMGARQKATVATAAVAAAFVLVVIFSLSGVEVLDFLGISPSSFQVAAGVLLVLPAYRMVERGEGIEVQGGKGEEAMLGIALVPLATPLLVGPGALAATVSFSQSMGPEVPVIGAGAVLAASWAAFMGSDLVFRLLGEAALRLLTRLVGILLMAIAVDFILEGASTFI; translated from the coding sequence ATGTGGGGTGACCTGGCCCGCGCCCTAGTGTCCTTCTTCGCCATCATCGATCCTCTAGGCAACGTCTTGGTCTTCCACCTGCTGACGCAAGGGATGGGCGCCAGGCAGAAGGCCACGGTGGCCACCGCCGCCGTGGCAGCTGCTTTCGTGCTGGTGGTGATCTTTAGCCTTAGTGGGGTGGAGGTTCTGGACTTCCTGGGCATATCCCCCTCCAGCTTCCAGGTGGCAGCAGGGGTCCTCCTGGTCTTGCCAGCATATCGCATGGTGGAAAGAGGAGAGGGCATCGAGGTGCAGGGAGGCAAGGGAGAGGAGGCCATGCTAGGGATAGCCCTGGTGCCCCTGGCCACTCCCCTTCTGGTGGGACCCGGCGCTCTGGCAGCCACCGTCTCCTTCTCCCAGAGCATGGGGCCAGAGGTGCCCGTGATAGGAGCGGGGGCCGTATTGGCTGCGTCCTGGGCCGCCTTCATGGGCTCAGACCTCGTATTTCGCCTCCTGGGGGAGGCTGCCCTCAGGTTGCTCACCCGGTTGGTAGGCATCCTTCTGATGGCTATCGCCGTGGATTTCATATTGGAGGGGGCCAGCACATTCATCTAG
- a CDS encoding ABC transporter permease, which yields MTIALPRPEVSYRALRMWQRNRDVFLNIWWSEAIWGLVEPVVTLVALGLGLGGFVELQEAESYLKFVAPGLLAVYPMWAASAEAGWGSYFRMENLRTFDAVLATPLSVDDVTTGEIMWAATRGVISSVYILIVITAFNAVESAWAVLVPAMAVASGALFGSVALCYTTVARSISSLNYFFAVYITPQFWLSGAFFPLEQMPGWVQKAAWWVPAAHVAQVHRALVTGRVSWEAAWDLAWVCVVALLFYFLALVLMRRRLIR from the coding sequence ATGACCATTGCCCTGCCCAGACCAGAGGTGTCCTACCGCGCCCTACGCATGTGGCAGCGCAACCGCGATGTCTTCTTAAACATCTGGTGGTCGGAGGCCATCTGGGGGCTGGTGGAGCCCGTGGTAACCCTGGTGGCACTAGGACTGGGGCTGGGAGGATTCGTGGAGCTGCAAGAGGCGGAGAGCTACCTGAAGTTCGTAGCCCCAGGCCTCCTGGCCGTTTACCCCATGTGGGCAGCCTCCGCTGAAGCGGGATGGGGCTCCTACTTCCGCATGGAGAACCTGCGCACCTTCGATGCCGTCCTAGCCACCCCTCTCTCTGTGGACGATGTGACCACCGGCGAGATCATGTGGGCGGCCACCCGGGGCGTCATCTCCAGCGTGTACATCCTCATAGTTATTACAGCGTTCAACGCTGTGGAGTCGGCGTGGGCCGTCCTGGTGCCAGCCATGGCCGTGGCATCTGGGGCCCTGTTCGGCTCTGTAGCTCTATGTTACACAACGGTAGCCCGCTCCATCAGCTCTCTCAACTACTTCTTCGCTGTTTACATCACCCCCCAGTTCTGGCTTTCGGGGGCCTTCTTCCCCCTGGAGCAGATGCCGGGATGGGTGCAGAAGGCGGCCTGGTGGGTGCCAGCGGCCCACGTGGCCCAGGTCCACCGGGCCCTGGTGACAGGCCGGGTGAGCTGGGAGGCGGCCTGGGACCTGGCCTGGGTGTGCGTCGTCGCCCTGCTGTTTTACTTCCTAGCCCTGGTCCTGATGAGGCGACGTCTTATCCGCTGA
- the lon gene encoding endopeptidase La — protein MESTEVTSRRAVVKVPEVIPIIASGPNVLFPSQMVPVVATEPPEVQAIDDAINVGKVVGIFAQRPQDGQYRGEIYQIGTAAIIARMAKTPEGAVHAILQGMARVRLVSLEQREPWLKGRVEVLAEPGERSVEVEALQRQVLQLFQRIVQMSEQAPKELALMAAGIVEPGPLADFVAANLPLRPEERQQVLETLDLRERLSLVLRLLEHELEVLEVTTQIQQKVRSELERRQREVILREQLRAIQRELGEGELPPELVELKERLDAAHLPEVARREAERELERLRTIPPQSPEYQVARTYLEWLADLPWDRRTEDNLDMARARQILDEDHADLEQVKERILGYLAVRKLKGWDTRSPILCFVGPPGVGKTSLGQSIARALGRRFVRISLGGVRDEAEIRGHRRTYVGALPGRIIQEIRRAGTKNPLFMLDEVDKLGVDFRGDPAAALLEVLDPAQNHAFVDHYLDVPFDLSQVFFITTANVVDTIPPALRDRMEIIEIPGYTEGQKLEIARRYLLPRQLQENGIPEGMLEVSDEAILELIRSYTREAGVRQLERELGAICRRVAQRIAEGRGEPVVVTAASLQEFLGPPRYRWQMAEEEDEVGVATGMAATPFGGDILYVEATVVPGKGRLILTGKLGEVMQESGQAALTYARSRAQALGVDPAFFERHDVHIHVPAGAIPKDGPSAGITMATALVSAVTRRPVRKGIAMTGEITLRGRVLPVGAIRDKVLAAHRAGIRRVIIPRDNQQDLQEVPAEVRQQMEVLLVSHMDEVLAAALHPEAQEEPAPAAGTP, from the coding sequence GTGGAGTCGACAGAGGTCACGTCCCGTCGGGCAGTGGTGAAGGTGCCCGAGGTGATCCCCATCATCGCCAGCGGGCCCAACGTCCTTTTCCCTTCCCAGATGGTGCCGGTGGTGGCCACCGAGCCACCGGAGGTCCAGGCCATCGACGACGCCATCAACGTGGGCAAGGTAGTAGGTATCTTCGCCCAGCGCCCCCAAGACGGCCAATACCGGGGGGAGATCTACCAGATTGGGACTGCCGCCATCATCGCCCGCATGGCCAAGACCCCTGAGGGGGCAGTCCATGCCATCCTCCAAGGGATGGCCCGGGTGCGCCTCGTCTCCCTGGAGCAGAGGGAGCCGTGGCTCAAGGGCCGGGTGGAGGTGCTAGCGGAGCCAGGGGAGCGCTCCGTGGAGGTGGAGGCCTTACAGCGACAAGTCCTCCAGCTCTTCCAACGGATAGTGCAGATGTCAGAACAGGCACCTAAGGAGCTGGCCCTCATGGCGGCGGGCATCGTGGAGCCAGGCCCCCTGGCCGACTTCGTAGCCGCCAACCTCCCCCTGCGACCCGAGGAGCGGCAGCAAGTGCTGGAGACCCTAGACCTGCGGGAACGCCTCTCCCTCGTCCTCCGCCTCCTGGAGCACGAGCTAGAGGTGCTGGAGGTGACCACCCAGATCCAGCAGAAGGTGCGCTCAGAGCTGGAGCGGCGCCAGCGGGAGGTCATCCTGCGGGAGCAGTTGCGGGCCATCCAGCGGGAGCTGGGGGAGGGGGAGCTGCCACCGGAGCTGGTGGAGCTGAAAGAACGCCTCGATGCCGCCCACCTGCCGGAGGTGGCCCGCCGTGAGGCGGAGCGGGAGCTGGAGCGGTTGCGCACCATCCCTCCCCAGTCCCCCGAGTACCAGGTGGCCCGCACCTACCTGGAGTGGCTGGCCGACCTCCCCTGGGACCGCCGCACCGAGGACAACTTAGACATGGCCCGTGCCCGCCAGATCCTGGACGAGGACCACGCCGACCTGGAGCAGGTGAAGGAGCGCATCTTGGGCTATTTGGCGGTGCGCAAGCTCAAGGGCTGGGACACGCGGTCGCCCATCCTGTGTTTCGTGGGGCCACCGGGCGTGGGCAAGACATCCCTGGGACAGTCCATCGCCAGGGCCCTTGGCCGACGATTCGTGCGCATATCCCTGGGTGGGGTGCGGGACGAGGCCGAGATCCGTGGCCACCGCCGCACCTACGTCGGCGCCTTGCCTGGGCGCATCATCCAGGAGATAAGGCGGGCCGGCACCAAGAACCCCCTCTTCATGTTGGACGAGGTGGATAAGCTGGGCGTCGACTTCCGGGGCGACCCGGCAGCCGCCCTCCTGGAGGTGCTGGACCCCGCTCAGAACCATGCCTTCGTGGACCACTACTTGGACGTCCCCTTCGACCTCTCCCAGGTCTTCTTCATCACCACCGCCAACGTGGTGGACACCATACCGCCAGCCTTGCGGGACCGCATGGAGATCATCGAGATCCCCGGCTACACCGAGGGCCAGAAGCTGGAGATAGCCCGCCGCTACCTCCTCCCACGCCAGCTCCAGGAGAACGGTATCCCTGAAGGGATGCTAGAGGTATCAGATGAGGCCATACTGGAGCTCATCCGCTCCTACACCCGGGAGGCTGGGGTCAGGCAGCTGGAACGGGAGCTAGGGGCCATATGCCGCCGCGTGGCGCAGCGCATCGCCGAGGGACGCGGGGAGCCAGTGGTGGTCACCGCCGCTTCCTTACAGGAGTTTTTGGGGCCACCCCGATACCGCTGGCAGATGGCGGAGGAGGAGGACGAGGTGGGGGTGGCCACAGGCATGGCTGCCACCCCCTTTGGAGGCGACATCCTCTACGTGGAGGCGACGGTGGTCCCCGGCAAGGGCCGCCTCATCCTCACCGGCAAGCTGGGGGAGGTGATGCAGGAGTCGGGGCAGGCGGCCCTGACATATGCTCGCAGCCGCGCCCAGGCCCTAGGCGTCGACCCCGCCTTCTTCGAAAGACACGACGTGCACATCCACGTGCCGGCAGGGGCCATCCCCAAGGATGGGCCATCGGCGGGCATCACCATGGCCACCGCTTTGGTATCGGCGGTCACAAGGCGCCCCGTGCGTAAGGGGATAGCCATGACAGGTGAGATCACCCTGAGAGGTCGGGTATTGCCCGTGGGGGCCATAAGGGACAAGGTCCTGGCCGCCCACCGCGCTGGCATCCGTCGTGTCATCATCCCCCGAGACAACCAGCAGGACCTGCAAGAGGTGCCAGCGGAGGTGAGGCAGCAGATGGAGGTGTTGCTGGTGTCCCACATGGACGAGGTCCTGGCAGCCGCCCTCCACCCTGAGGCGCAGGAGGAGCCCGCGCCGGCGGCCGGCACCCCCTAA